The Halobellus sp. MBLA0158 genome has a window encoding:
- a CDS encoding ArsR/SmtB family transcription factor: MSEDPDPGDILDILSDDYARAILAATSVKPMSAQQLADECEMSEPTVYRRVERLREHDLLEERTEVRSDGNHYGVYAATLSELSIELEEGRFEADVTRREPASFPGERESDTADRFRKMWENL; encoded by the coding sequence GTGAGCGAGGACCCGGACCCCGGCGACATTCTCGACATCCTCAGCGACGACTACGCCCGGGCGATCCTCGCCGCAACGAGTGTCAAACCAATGTCCGCACAGCAGCTCGCCGACGAATGTGAGATGTCCGAACCGACGGTGTACCGGCGGGTCGAGCGGCTCAGAGAGCACGACCTCCTCGAAGAGCGCACGGAGGTCCGAAGCGACGGGAACCACTACGGCGTCTACGCGGCCACGCTCTCGGAGCTCTCGATCGAACTGGAGGAGGGGCGCTTCGAGGCCGACGTGACCCGACGCGAGCCGGCGTCGTTCCCCGGCGAACGGGAGTCAGACACCGCGGACCGATTCAGGAAAATGTGGGAGAACCTCTGA
- a CDS encoding DUF7521 family protein, with product MLGLSALVDWLIVALALGSTLVGGYVGYQAYRGYRRHDSRTMRALSLGLLLLTTVAFSIAFVGSVLLREGYLDLRYQRPLTLVTRTLQFLGVLLIAYSLHARK from the coding sequence ATGCTCGGGCTGTCCGCGCTCGTCGACTGGCTGATCGTCGCGCTCGCGCTCGGGTCCACGCTCGTCGGCGGCTACGTGGGCTATCAGGCCTACCGCGGGTATCGCCGCCACGACAGCCGGACGATGCGAGCGCTCTCGCTGGGGCTGCTCCTGCTCACGACCGTCGCGTTCAGCATCGCCTTCGTCGGCTCCGTGCTCCTCCGGGAGGGCTATCTCGACCTCCGGTACCAGCGTCCACTGACACTCGTGACGCGGACCCTGCAGTTCCTCGGCGTCCTCCTCATCGCCTACTCGCTCCACGCTCGGAAGTGA